The Aquincola tertiaricarbonis genomic sequence CTGGTGCTGATCGGCGAGCCGGCCCTGCTGGCGCGTTATGCAGGCGCGCTGCGTGCCCTGGGTCATGCACCCGCGGCCCTGCTGGGCAACCCCGCCCCGCAGGGCCTGCACCAGTTCGCCCAGGCCGCTGGCCTGTTGACCGAAGGACCTACCGCATGACCCTTACCGTCCATCCCGAAGCCTCCTTGCTGGCCCACCGCTTTGCGCAGGCGCAGCGCTTGCTGCCGCTGGTGGCCATCCTGCGTGGCCTGCAGCCTGCCGAAGCCATCGCGGTGGGCAAAGCGCTGGCCGAAGCGGGCTTCCACCTCATCGAGGTGCCGCTCAATTCGCCCGACCCGTTCAACAGCATCGAGCAACTGCGCCGCCATCTGCCGCCCGAGGTGCTGGTGGGCGCCGGCACCGTGTTGCAGCCCGAGCAGCTGGCCCGGCTGGTGGACGTGGGCGCCGACCTGGCCGTGATGCCGCATGCCGACGTGGCGCTGATCCGCGAGGCCAAGGCCGCCGGCCTGCTGTGCGTGCCCGGCGTGGCCACGCCCACCGAAGCCTTTGCCGCCCTGGGCGCCGGCGCCGATGCGCTGAAGCTGTTCCCGGCCGAGCTGATCAGCCCCGCCGTGGTGAAGGCGATGCGCGCGGTGCTGCCGCCCGAGGTGGCGCTGCTGCCGGTGGGCGGCATCACGCCCGAGCGCATGGCCGACTACCGGCGCGCAGGTGCCAACGGCTTCGGCCTGGGCTCGGCGCTGTACGCCCCGGGCCGCAGCGCGGGTGAGGTGGGGGCGCTGGCGGCCGCCTTTGCCACGGCCTGGCGGGCGGCAGGGGGTTAGGCACCCCCGTAGAATCCCTGATTCCCAAGCGCGCGGAGCCTGCAGGCATTACCAGAGCAGGCGCTGCCACCACAGGTCCGCCCAGAAGGCGGCCGGCGCTTGACGAGGCCCGGCCCCGGCACATCCCGCCCGCG encodes the following:
- a CDS encoding 2-dehydro-3-deoxy-6-phosphogalactonate aldolase, with protein sequence MTLTVHPEASLLAHRFAQAQRLLPLVAILRGLQPAEAIAVGKALAEAGFHLIEVPLNSPDPFNSIEQLRRHLPPEVLVGAGTVLQPEQLARLVDVGADLAVMPHADVALIREAKAAGLLCVPGVATPTEAFAALGAGADALKLFPAELISPAVVKAMRAVLPPEVALLPVGGITPERMADYRRAGANGFGLGSALYAPGRSAGEVGALAAAFATAWRAAGG